From a region of the Geothrix sp. 21YS21S-2 genome:
- a CDS encoding protease complex subunit PrcB family protein, protein MSRVTPLFLAGRLAIAALPGFSLICSLAAAATPGPNEPKQAIPVRAWRDVHGGDRVPGSEVVLDAGHWNNVWRKLRRDTPPLDFTTCIAVVAYAGEKGTGGYSIRFMEPVAEGNDLLIRWQVLTPEPGSLQMQVLTQPWEAQAFERPKGVVRVQQLPDSTDLAGTAR, encoded by the coding sequence ATGTCCAGAGTGACACCTTTGTTCCTGGCCGGAAGATTGGCGATCGCGGCCCTTCCGGGGTTCAGCCTGATCTGCAGCCTCGCCGCCGCGGCTACCCCGGGCCCGAATGAACCGAAGCAGGCCATCCCAGTGAGGGCGTGGCGCGATGTCCATGGCGGGGACCGGGTTCCGGGCTCGGAAGTAGTCCTGGATGCCGGGCACTGGAACAACGTGTGGCGAAAGCTCAGGAGGGACACGCCCCCCTTGGATTTCACCACCTGCATCGCAGTGGTGGCGTACGCGGGAGAGAAGGGCACGGGCGGCTACTCCATTAGGTTCATGGAGCCGGTGGCCGAGGGGAACGATTTGCTTATCCGCTGGCAGGTCCTGACGCCCGAACCAGGAAGCCTGCAGATGCAGGTCCTCACCCAGCCCTGGGAAGCGCAAGCCTTCGAGCGGCCCAAGGGAGTCGTGCGGGTGCAGCAACTCCCCGATTCCACCGACCTGGCGGGAACAGCCAGGTAG
- a CDS encoding family 20 glycosylhydrolase: MEARQFLGSEGLLWTEYVATSRHMEYMLWPRLAALDVNFRPLDD, from the coding sequence GTGGAGGCCAGGCAGTTCCTGGGCTCGGAAGGGCTGCTTTGGACGGAGTACGTGGCGACCTCCCGCCACATGGAGTACATGCTCTGGCCGCGGCTTGCGGCACTGGATGTGAACTTCCGTCCCCTGGACGATTGA
- a CDS encoding triphosphoribosyl-dephospho-CoA synthase, producing the protein MNSVFLAARDERERELRRALAQCGDAASILFVSCNVPGPAKHRPGLSRLAQGALDGLEAVAAHSGFDALGPFHIAFSAGDPAQVKAAAVALEGLTPSGRILDIDVYRPDGTQVDRASLGLPQRPCLLCAEPARECIRAGRHSAAELLAKVDALLHEHSTPQRLLPETLAATLHRGALRELELTPKPGLVDRRDCGSHPDLTFEAMRASADLLPLYYGELLERFGEQRPLNELNQAGRDAEDRMLREIGTNGHKGYIFLSGLTLLAACQCKGRISQLRGAIADLAAKFFSACPPQGTIGAELRARHGLGGIQAEALQGLPAVFEHGWPAYRDALEAGLEPRLAGFRLMATLMRTVEDTTAVRRCGLEGLERLRRDGAALQGLLDMGRDPEPFLLALNEDYRRDNLTMGGVADCMALTWALHAASA; encoded by the coding sequence ATGAATAGCGTCTTCCTCGCCGCCCGCGACGAACGGGAGCGCGAGCTCCGCCGGGCCCTGGCCCAGTGCGGGGACGCCGCCTCCATCCTGTTCGTCAGCTGCAACGTCCCCGGCCCCGCCAAGCACCGCCCGGGCCTCTCCCGGCTGGCGCAGGGGGCCCTGGACGGTCTGGAGGCCGTGGCCGCCCATTCGGGTTTCGATGCCCTGGGTCCCTTCCACATCGCGTTTTCCGCGGGCGACCCCGCCCAGGTCAAGGCCGCCGCCGTGGCCCTGGAGGGCCTTACCCCCTCCGGCCGGATCCTGGACATCGACGTCTACCGCCCCGACGGCACGCAGGTGGACCGGGCCTCCCTGGGCCTGCCCCAGCGCCCCTGCCTCCTCTGCGCGGAACCCGCCCGGGAGTGCATCCGGGCCGGGCGCCACTCCGCCGCCGAGCTCCTGGCCAAGGTGGACGCCCTGCTCCACGAGCACAGCACCCCCCAGCGGCTCCTGCCGGAGACACTCGCCGCCACCCTCCACCGGGGCGCCCTGCGCGAGCTGGAGCTGACCCCCAAGCCCGGCCTCGTGGACCGCCGCGACTGCGGCTCGCACCCGGACCTCACCTTCGAGGCCATGCGGGCATCGGCGGACCTCCTGCCCCTCTACTACGGGGAGCTGCTGGAGCGCTTCGGCGAGCAGCGGCCCCTGAACGAACTCAACCAGGCCGGCCGCGACGCCGAGGACCGCATGCTGCGGGAGATCGGCACCAACGGCCACAAGGGCTATATCTTCCTGTCCGGCCTTACGCTGCTGGCGGCCTGCCAGTGCAAGGGCCGCATCTCCCAGCTCCGCGGCGCCATCGCGGACCTGGCCGCGAAGTTCTTCTCGGCCTGCCCGCCCCAGGGCACCATCGGCGCCGAACTGCGCGCCCGCCACGGCCTGGGCGGCATCCAGGCCGAGGCCCTGCAGGGCCTGCCCGCAGTGTTCGAGCACGGCTGGCCCGCCTACCGCGACGCCCTGGAGGCCGGCCTGGAGCCGCGCCTGGCGGGCTTCCGCCTCATGGCCACGCTGATGCGCACGGTGGAGGACACCACCGCCGTCCGCCGCTGCGGGCTGGAGGGCCTCGAGCGTCTCCGCCGGGACGGGGCGGCCCTCCAGGGCCTCCTGGACATGGGGCGGGATCCCGAGCCCTTCCTGCTGGCCCTGAACGAGGACTACCGCCGGGACAACCTGACCATGGGCGGCGTGGCGGACTGCATGGCGCTCACCTGGGCCCTCCACGCGGCCTCGGCCTGA
- the citF gene encoding citrate lyase subunit alpha: MAKNSLGREIPALWRGRTLDPYVDPWNKKPEVLRATRPLVRRHPSDSKLLPSLRAALEKCELRDGMNISTHHHLRNGDLLLNLLVKELDAMGLMDMGIASSSVHDVHAEIIPYIRKGVITRIETGVNGLIAQMVSKGELKCDIIVRSHGGRARSLVTGEVEVDAAFIAAPCCDVTGNMNGVHGPSACGSLGYAYTDARYAKKVVAVTDNLVRYPAAPISISQSDVDYVVQIESLGDPKKIVSTTTRVTRDPAGLLIAKYASEVIHASGLLKDGFSFQTGAGGTSLAVADNVRRLMAENKVKGSFGCGGITGYFVDMLEEGYFETLFDVQCFDNRAVDSMRRNPCHREISADLYASPFNRGCVANMLDCVILGATEVDVDFNVNVNTESSGYLLHNTGGHCDVAAGAKLAIVVAPSIRGRLPVVRDAVTTVTTPGETVDVIVTERGICVSSKHPDLVAELKRRNLPVKDIRQFHEEITRVTGKPRPIEFEDEVVALIEYRDGSIIDVVRKVHE; the protein is encoded by the coding sequence ATGGCGAAAAATAGCCTCGGACGGGAGATCCCGGCCCTGTGGAGGGGCCGCACCCTCGACCCCTACGTCGATCCCTGGAACAAGAAGCCCGAGGTCCTGCGGGCCACGCGGCCCCTGGTGCGCCGCCACCCCTCCGACTCCAAGCTCCTGCCCAGCCTGCGGGCCGCGCTGGAGAAGTGCGAGCTCCGGGACGGCATGAACATCTCCACCCACCACCACCTGCGCAACGGCGACCTGCTGCTGAACCTGCTGGTGAAGGAACTGGACGCCATGGGTCTCATGGACATGGGCATCGCCTCCAGCTCCGTGCACGACGTGCACGCGGAGATCATCCCCTACATCCGCAAGGGCGTCATCACCCGCATCGAGACCGGCGTCAACGGCCTCATCGCCCAGATGGTGAGCAAGGGCGAGCTGAAGTGCGACATCATCGTGCGGAGCCACGGCGGCCGGGCCCGGTCCCTGGTCACGGGCGAGGTGGAAGTGGACGCCGCCTTCATCGCGGCCCCCTGCTGCGACGTCACCGGCAACATGAACGGCGTGCACGGGCCGTCGGCCTGCGGCTCCCTGGGCTACGCCTACACCGACGCCCGCTACGCCAAGAAGGTGGTGGCCGTCACCGACAACCTGGTGCGCTACCCCGCGGCCCCCATCAGCATCTCCCAGTCCGACGTGGACTACGTGGTGCAGATCGAGTCCCTGGGCGACCCCAAGAAGATCGTCTCCACCACCACCCGCGTCACCCGCGACCCCGCGGGCCTGCTCATCGCCAAGTACGCCTCCGAGGTCATCCACGCCTCGGGCCTGCTCAAGGACGGCTTCTCCTTCCAGACCGGCGCCGGCGGCACGTCCCTGGCCGTGGCCGACAACGTGCGCCGCCTCATGGCCGAGAACAAGGTCAAGGGCAGCTTCGGCTGCGGCGGCATCACGGGCTACTTCGTCGACATGCTGGAGGAGGGCTACTTCGAGACGCTCTTCGACGTGCAGTGCTTCGACAACCGGGCCGTGGACTCCATGCGGCGCAACCCCTGCCACCGTGAGATCTCCGCCGACCTCTACGCCAGCCCCTTCAACCGAGGGTGCGTGGCCAACATGCTCGACTGCGTCATCCTGGGCGCCACCGAGGTGGACGTGGACTTCAACGTCAACGTCAACACCGAGTCCAGCGGCTACCTCCTGCACAACACCGGCGGCCACTGCGACGTGGCCGCGGGCGCCAAGCTCGCCATCGTGGTGGCCCCCTCCATCCGCGGCCGGCTCCCGGTGGTGCGGGACGCCGTCACCACCGTCACCACCCCCGGGGAGACCGTGGACGTCATCGTCACCGAGCGCGGCATCTGCGTCTCCAGCAAGCACCCCGACCTGGTGGCCGAACTCAAGCGCCGCAACCTCCCGGTGAAGGACATCCGCCAGTTCCACGAGGAGATCACCCGGGTCACCGGCAAGCCGAGGCCCATCGAGTTCGAGGACGAGGTCGTGGCGCTCATCGAGTACCGGGACGGCTCCATCATCGACGTGGTCAGGAAGGTCCATGAATAG
- a CDS encoding CoA ester lyase has product MKLRRSLLYVPGNMPGMLQNIPVFEADVVMIDLEDAVPLQEKDAARLLARNFLRSYTDRNKEMFVRINGLDTPYALDDLREILPALPDGIRLPKADNPEVVEKLDTLLTEQEEHLGLEIGHFKIIPSIESAQGVLNSVLTAVSSPRLVALAFGAEDFTASMEIDRTKTGEELFSARTQIVWAAKAAGLQVIDTIFPDVNDMEALRAETALIKRLGFTGKSLVNPRQIEIIHEVFRPAAKEIEHALEVMDAIKRAREMGTGVISLKGRMVDAPVVTRAARVLKTAIAFGMIDFDLTDEVIHGEK; this is encoded by the coding sequence ATGAAGCTCCGCCGTTCCCTGCTGTACGTCCCCGGCAACATGCCCGGGATGCTGCAGAACATCCCGGTCTTCGAGGCCGACGTCGTCATGATCGACCTGGAGGACGCCGTCCCCCTCCAGGAGAAGGACGCCGCGAGGCTCCTGGCCCGCAACTTCCTGCGGTCCTACACCGACCGCAACAAGGAGATGTTCGTCCGGATCAACGGGCTGGACACGCCCTACGCGCTGGACGACCTGCGGGAGATCCTCCCTGCCCTGCCGGACGGGATCCGCCTGCCCAAGGCCGACAACCCCGAGGTGGTGGAGAAGCTCGACACCCTGCTCACCGAGCAGGAGGAGCACCTGGGCCTGGAGATCGGCCACTTCAAGATCATCCCCTCCATCGAGAGCGCCCAGGGGGTGCTCAACAGCGTGCTGACCGCGGTCAGCTCTCCGCGCCTGGTGGCCCTGGCCTTCGGCGCCGAGGACTTCACGGCCTCCATGGAGATCGACCGCACCAAGACCGGCGAGGAGCTCTTCTCCGCCCGCACCCAGATCGTGTGGGCCGCCAAGGCCGCCGGCCTCCAGGTCATCGACACCATCTTCCCCGACGTCAACGACATGGAGGCGCTGCGCGCCGAGACGGCCCTCATCAAGCGCCTGGGCTTCACGGGCAAGTCCCTGGTGAACCCCAGGCAGATCGAGATCATCCACGAGGTGTTCCGCCCCGCGGCCAAGGAGATCGAGCACGCCCTGGAAGTGATGGACGCCATCAAGCGCGCCCGGGAGATGGGCACCGGCGTGATCTCGCTCAAGGGCAGGATGGTCGACGCGCCCGTCGTCACCCGCGCCGCCCGCGTCCTGAAGACGGCCATCGCCTTCGGGATGATCGACTTTGACCTGACCGACGAGGTGATCCATGGCGAAAAATAG
- a CDS encoding PPC domain-containing DNA-binding protein produces the protein MDKVWSRECVTGRRFIIKIQPGARIVPTLLEFCSSQNITFASMVSAIGSVRDVEFRDIQTGAHLPLTEPRTRKHRVEGPLEMLGLSGNIAPGAGKKLGAQFYILASKAGGEVVGGQLVDAEVFATCEIVLAEYLVTGIERYHSTSSGVDTLFFEER, from the coding sequence ATGGACAAGGTATGGTCCCGCGAGTGCGTCACAGGCCGGCGCTTCATCATCAAGATCCAGCCGGGTGCGCGCATCGTCCCCACCCTCCTGGAGTTCTGCAGTTCCCAGAACATCACCTTCGCGTCCATGGTCTCGGCCATCGGTTCGGTGCGTGACGTGGAGTTCAGGGACATCCAGACCGGGGCCCACCTGCCCCTGACCGAACCCCGCACCCGCAAGCACCGGGTGGAAGGCCCCCTGGAGATGCTGGGGCTCTCGGGCAACATCGCCCCGGGCGCCGGCAAGAAGCTGGGCGCCCAGTTCTACATCCTGGCCTCCAAGGCCGGCGGCGAGGTGGTGGGGGGCCAGCTGGTGGACGCCGAGGTGTTCGCCACCTGCGAAATCGTCCTGGCCGAGTACCTGGTGACGGGCATCGAGCGCTACCACTCCACCTCGAGCGGCGTCGACACCCTCTTCTTCGAAGAAAGGTAG
- the citD gene encoding citrate lyase acyl carrier protein — translation MQIRRKSTAGTMQSSDLMVVVEPAETLQIDIESTVKKQFEHLIRARIEATLQELGVAAGHVRVSDRGALDYAIAARVETAIHRASQE, via the coding sequence ATGCAGATCCGACGCAAGTCCACCGCGGGCACCATGCAGTCCAGCGACCTCATGGTCGTGGTCGAGCCCGCCGAAACCCTCCAGATCGACATCGAATCCACCGTGAAGAAGCAGTTCGAGCACCTGATCCGGGCCCGCATCGAGGCGACCCTGCAGGAGCTGGGCGTGGCCGCCGGCCACGTCCGCGTCTCGGACCGCGGCGCCCTGGACTACGCCATCGCCGCCCGGGTGGAAACCGCCATTCACAGAGCTTCCCAGGAGTAG
- a CDS encoding [citrate (pro-3S)-lyase] ligase, protein MFDQPTEREARELIESQGLRFEPGVDDLVGWYDGGRLAACGARKGYVLKMLAIAPEFQGTDTLGALVTRLVLSGMEAGHGTLFLFTRPQNTGTFEALNFRLLATHGTAALLEHGPGLEAYLASHPAAPGRNGAIVLNGNPFTLGHLHLAERAAKEVDRLLLFVVSEDCSVFPFAARLRLAREATAHLPNVTVLETSRYAVSAGTFPAYFLKREDEAAQAQMRLDLDLFARRIAPAFHVVRRFAGTEPLCPATRAYNAAMAEILPPAGVAVTEVARLEAAGAPVSATRVRAAFAAGDFGTLASLVPPSTLQFLRSDEARPIAGRLQGA, encoded by the coding sequence TTGTTCGACCAGCCCACGGAACGCGAGGCCCGGGAACTCATCGAGTCCCAGGGCCTTCGTTTTGAACCCGGGGTGGATGACCTGGTGGGCTGGTACGACGGCGGGCGCCTCGCGGCATGCGGCGCCAGGAAGGGCTATGTCCTCAAGATGCTGGCCATAGCTCCCGAGTTCCAGGGCACGGACACCCTGGGCGCCCTGGTGACCCGGCTCGTCCTCTCGGGCATGGAGGCGGGCCACGGGACCCTCTTCCTCTTCACCCGGCCCCAGAACACCGGGACCTTCGAGGCCCTGAACTTCCGGCTCCTGGCCACCCACGGCACGGCGGCGCTCCTGGAGCACGGGCCGGGCCTGGAGGCCTACCTGGCCTCCCATCCCGCCGCGCCGGGCCGCAACGGCGCCATCGTCCTCAACGGCAACCCCTTCACCCTGGGCCACCTCCACCTGGCGGAACGGGCCGCGAAGGAGGTGGACCGGCTCCTCCTCTTCGTGGTGAGCGAGGACTGCTCCGTCTTCCCCTTCGCGGCGCGCCTGCGCCTGGCCCGGGAGGCCACGGCCCACCTGCCCAACGTCACCGTCCTGGAGACCTCCCGCTACGCGGTGTCCGCCGGGACCTTCCCCGCCTACTTCCTCAAGCGCGAGGACGAGGCCGCCCAGGCCCAGATGCGCCTGGACCTGGATCTCTTCGCCCGGCGCATCGCCCCGGCTTTCCACGTCGTCCGCCGCTTCGCCGGGACCGAGCCCCTCTGCCCCGCGACCCGGGCCTACAACGCCGCCATGGCCGAGATCCTGCCCCCCGCCGGCGTCGCCGTCACGGAAGTGGCCCGCCTCGAGGCCGCCGGCGCCCCGGTCAGCGCGACCCGGGTGCGCGCCGCCTTCGCCGCCGGGGACTTCGGGACCCTGGCGTCCCTGGTGCCCCCTTCCACCCTCCAGTTCCTCCGATCCGACGAAGCCCGGCCCATCGCCGGGCGCCTCCAGGGAGCCTAG
- the mscL gene encoding large conductance mechanosensitive channel protein MscL: protein MSLIQEFKAFVAKGNVVDLAVAVVVGGAFGEIVKAFVSGIVMPLVSYVLPANMVWEQWAVGKLRIGVVLGATLNFLIIAGVVFLFLVKLVGTLMKKKEEPAAPSTKTCPECLETIPLAAKRCKFCTSQVD from the coding sequence ATGTCCCTCATCCAGGAGTTCAAGGCCTTCGTGGCCAAGGGAAACGTGGTGGACCTGGCCGTGGCCGTGGTGGTCGGCGGCGCCTTCGGGGAGATCGTCAAGGCCTTCGTGAGCGGCATCGTCATGCCGCTGGTGAGCTACGTGCTGCCGGCCAACATGGTCTGGGAGCAGTGGGCCGTGGGCAAGCTGCGCATCGGGGTGGTGCTGGGCGCGACCCTGAACTTCCTCATCATCGCCGGGGTCGTCTTCCTCTTCCTGGTGAAGCTGGTGGGCACCCTCATGAAGAAGAAGGAGGAGCCCGCGGCGCCCTCCACCAAGACCTGCCCCGAGTGCCTGGAGACGATTCCCCTCGCAGCCAAACGTTGCAAATTCTGCACTAGCCAGGTCGATTGA
- a CDS encoding aspartate aminotransferase family protein, which produces MQPPALLPTYTPFPFPLLRGERDRVFDPLGRSYWDFYGGHCVASTGHSHPLVAEAIAVQARELIFYSTAAELPVRSRAAKALLDFAESGRDAGMASIFFCNSGAEANENALKMACRLTGRHKFAAFQGGWHGRSTLALSVTDDPAITDPYAPLLAPCLRLPWNDVEALEAADFSDVAGVIMEPIQSMSGIRPATAPFMIKVREKTKAAGAMLIYDEVQTGMGRLGHPFAAGLHGVRPDMITSAKGLASGVPMGALLLSAEAAASVRPGDLGSTFGGGPLACAALLATLTVIRQEGLLQNVFVREQEIREALAGTCVTEIRGSGLLLGLVVPGRAKQLKAHLQDRHILVGGSGDPDALRLMPPLNVTRAAVDALAEAVRTFPAGDSK; this is translated from the coding sequence TTGCAGCCCCCCGCCCTCCTCCCCACCTACACCCCCTTCCCCTTCCCCCTGCTCCGCGGCGAACGCGACCGGGTCTTCGATCCCCTGGGAAGGAGCTACTGGGACTTCTACGGCGGGCACTGCGTGGCCAGCACCGGCCACTCCCACCCCCTGGTGGCCGAGGCCATCGCGGTCCAGGCCCGGGAGCTGATCTTCTACAGCACCGCCGCGGAACTGCCCGTGCGGTCCCGGGCGGCCAAGGCCCTTCTGGACTTCGCGGAGTCCGGCCGGGACGCGGGCATGGCCTCCATCTTCTTCTGCAACAGCGGCGCCGAGGCCAACGAGAATGCCCTGAAGATGGCCTGCCGGCTCACCGGGAGGCACAAGTTCGCGGCCTTCCAGGGCGGCTGGCACGGGCGCTCCACCCTGGCCCTGTCCGTCACCGACGACCCCGCCATCACGGATCCCTACGCGCCCCTCCTGGCGCCCTGCCTGCGCCTGCCCTGGAACGACGTGGAGGCCCTGGAGGCCGCCGACTTCTCGGACGTGGCCGGCGTGATCATGGAGCCCATCCAGAGCATGTCGGGCATCCGGCCCGCCACCGCCCCCTTCATGATCAAGGTGCGGGAGAAGACGAAGGCCGCCGGCGCCATGCTCATCTACGACGAGGTCCAGACCGGCATGGGCCGCCTGGGGCACCCCTTCGCCGCGGGCCTCCACGGCGTCCGCCCCGACATGATCACCTCCGCCAAGGGCCTCGCCTCGGGCGTGCCCATGGGGGCGCTGCTCCTGTCGGCCGAGGCCGCCGCCTCCGTCAGGCCCGGGGACCTGGGCAGCACCTTCGGCGGCGGGCCCCTGGCCTGCGCCGCGCTCCTGGCCACCCTCACGGTGATCCGCCAGGAGGGCCTCCTGCAGAACGTCTTCGTGCGCGAGCAGGAGATCCGCGAGGCGCTCGCGGGCACCTGCGTCACGGAGATCCGCGGTTCGGGCCTGCTCCTGGGCCTGGTGGTGCCGGGCCGGGCCAAGCAGCTCAAGGCCCACCTCCAGGACCGGCACATCCTCGTGGGCGGCAGCGGCGATCCCGACGCCCTGCGCCTCATGCCCCCCCTCAACGTGACCCGGGCCGCGGTCGACGCCCTGGCCGAAGCCGTCCGCACCTTCCCCGCTGGAGATTCCAAATGA
- a CDS encoding N-acetylornithine carbamoyltransferase — protein sequence MRHATGISDFGIEGLEEILARAIQWKAGTHPKHLVDRILGMVFFNPSLRTRASFEAVMARGGGSSIVLEVGNGVWKLEDRIGAIMDGDRAEHIKEAAPVLARYVDLLAVRTFAAGVSDAEDHADPVMNGFRNHSTVPTLSMESAREHPCQGLADLMTARETFGSTRGLPVTLTWAPHIKPLPKAVPNSFLLTAAAAGCEVRVAHPEGFELQGEVLAQAQALAKGAGGSVSFTKDQGEAAAGSRVVYAKAWGPSTEGGLKAEAVKDHPDWICSPDLMRKAAQDAIFMHCLPVRRNVEVADGVLDGPWSRVVDEAENRFHVQRSLVQWLLEA from the coding sequence ATGAGACACGCCACCGGCATCAGCGATTTCGGCATCGAGGGCCTGGAGGAGATCCTCGCCCGCGCCATCCAGTGGAAGGCGGGAACGCATCCGAAGCACCTCGTGGACCGGATCCTCGGCATGGTGTTCTTCAACCCCAGCCTGCGCACCCGCGCCTCCTTCGAGGCCGTCATGGCCCGGGGCGGCGGCTCGTCCATCGTCCTGGAAGTGGGCAACGGCGTATGGAAGCTGGAGGACCGCATCGGCGCCATCATGGACGGGGACCGGGCCGAGCACATCAAGGAGGCCGCGCCCGTCCTGGCGCGCTACGTGGACCTGCTCGCCGTGCGCACCTTCGCCGCGGGCGTCAGCGACGCGGAGGACCACGCGGATCCCGTCATGAACGGCTTCCGCAACCACTCCACCGTGCCCACCCTCAGCATGGAGAGCGCCCGGGAGCACCCCTGCCAGGGCCTCGCCGACCTCATGACGGCCCGGGAGACCTTCGGCTCCACCAGGGGCCTGCCCGTGACCCTCACCTGGGCCCCCCACATCAAGCCGCTGCCCAAGGCCGTGCCCAACAGCTTCCTGCTCACCGCAGCGGCGGCCGGCTGCGAGGTGCGCGTGGCCCACCCCGAGGGCTTCGAGCTCCAGGGCGAGGTCCTTGCCCAGGCCCAGGCCCTGGCCAAGGGCGCGGGCGGCAGCGTCTCCTTCACGAAGGACCAGGGCGAGGCCGCAGCCGGCAGCCGAGTGGTCTACGCCAAGGCCTGGGGCCCGTCCACGGAGGGCGGCCTGAAGGCGGAGGCCGTCAAGGACCACCCCGACTGGATCTGCTCCCCCGACCTGATGCGCAAGGCCGCCCAGGACGCGATCTTCATGCACTGCCTTCCCGTGCGCCGCAACGTCGAAGTGGCCGACGGCGTCCTGGACGGCCCCTGGAGCCGGGTCGTGGACGAGGCGGAGAACCGCTTCCACGTGCAGCGGTCCCTGGTCCAGTGGCTTCTGGAGGCCTAG
- the argB gene encoding acetylglutamate kinase: MVRSSNPFDALHNAAKYVRKFRGKPFVVKLGGEILEDPALRKAVCTQLALLWSFSIPLVIVHGGGAGLDALCNELGLETTKVAGRRVTSAPVLDAAKMAFKGRIQMDLLASLEVAGLPAVGLSGQDAGLVKSHKRPVGEVDYGLVGDVDTVDPSVLRHLLDGGYVPVVAPFSATAEGQVLNTNADTIAAEIAAALGVEKLFFILKVPGLLRDVAVPSSLVPLADLQTLKELEGAIKDGMKPKITAARRALEGGVKSVHLVSGSRPDAILAEVFTNEGSGTMLVADRNEVGA; encoded by the coding sequence ATGGTACGTTCCTCGAATCCCTTCGACGCCCTGCACAACGCCGCCAAGTACGTGCGGAAGTTCCGCGGCAAGCCCTTCGTGGTCAAGCTCGGCGGCGAGATCCTGGAGGATCCCGCCCTGCGCAAGGCCGTCTGCACCCAGCTGGCCCTGCTGTGGAGCTTCTCCATCCCCCTGGTGATCGTCCACGGCGGCGGCGCCGGCCTGGACGCGCTCTGCAACGAGCTGGGCCTGGAGACCACCAAGGTCGCCGGCCGGCGCGTGACCTCGGCCCCCGTGCTGGACGCCGCCAAGATGGCCTTCAAGGGCCGCATCCAGATGGACCTCCTCGCTTCGCTGGAGGTCGCCGGGCTTCCCGCGGTGGGCCTCTCCGGCCAGGACGCGGGCCTCGTGAAGTCCCACAAGCGGCCCGTGGGCGAGGTGGACTACGGGCTCGTGGGCGACGTGGACACCGTGGACCCCTCGGTCCTCCGGCACCTCCTGGACGGCGGCTACGTCCCCGTGGTGGCGCCCTTCTCAGCCACGGCCGAGGGCCAGGTGCTCAACACCAACGCCGACACCATCGCCGCCGAGATCGCCGCGGCCCTGGGGGTGGAGAAGCTGTTCTTCATCCTGAAGGTCCCCGGGCTCCTGCGGGACGTGGCCGTGCCCAGCAGCCTGGTGCCCCTGGCCGACCTGCAGACCCTCAAGGAGCTGGAAGGCGCCATCAAGGACGGCATGAAGCCCAAGATCACCGCGGCCCGGCGGGCCCTGGAGGGCGGCGTGAAGAGCGTCCACCTGGTTTCGGGCAGCAGGCCCGACGCCATCCTGGCCGAGGTGTTCACCAACGAGGGCAGCGGCACCATGCTGGTCGCCGACCGGAACGAGGTGGGCGCATGA